One genomic segment of Lysobacter sp. 5GHs7-4 includes these proteins:
- a CDS encoding NAD(P)H-dependent oxidoreductase: MSASPSDPRAPDADRTIATPPPRPRLLAFAGSLRQASYNRRLIPLLAQGARDAGADVELIELRDYPLPVYDGDIEAAGMPDNVHRLQALMADCDGLLISTPEYNGSMPALVKNTLDWMSRATLDGRSGTLLFQDKMAGIVSASPGPLGGIRSLLVLRDALSKLGLLVVPQQVAVGAAAERLPETGVLTDERLRNAVHGVGAAVVRHLCKGVVA, encoded by the coding sequence ATGTCCGCCAGCCCGTCCGATCCGCGCGCGCCCGACGCCGACCGCACCATCGCCACGCCGCCGCCGCGTCCGCGCCTGCTGGCCTTCGCCGGCAGCCTGCGCCAGGCCTCCTACAACCGCCGTCTGATCCCGCTGCTGGCGCAGGGCGCGCGCGACGCCGGCGCGGACGTCGAGTTGATCGAACTGCGCGACTACCCGCTGCCGGTGTACGACGGCGACATCGAAGCGGCCGGCATGCCCGACAACGTGCATCGCCTGCAGGCGCTGATGGCCGATTGCGACGGGTTGCTGATCAGCACGCCCGAGTACAACGGCTCGATGCCGGCGCTGGTCAAGAACACCCTGGACTGGATGTCGCGCGCGACCTTGGACGGCCGCTCGGGCACCTTGCTGTTCCAGGACAAGATGGCCGGCATCGTGTCGGCGTCGCCGGGGCCGCTGGGCGGTATCCGCTCGCTGCTGGTGTTGCGCGACGCGCTGTCCAAGCTCGGCCTGCTGGTGGTGCCGCAACAGGTCGCGGTGGGCGCCGCCGCCGAGCGCCTGCCCGAGACCGGTGTGCTCACCGACGAGCGCCTGCGCAATGCCGTGCACGGCGTCGGCGCGGCCGTGGTCCGTCATCTGTGCAAGGGAGTGGTCGCATGA
- a CDS encoding acyl-CoA thioesterase, with the protein MKGQQRELNLRFLAQPTDVNYGGKVHGGMVMKWIDQAGYAAAVGWSGKYSVTVAVGGIRFVAPIRISDLVTVHTKLVHTGTTSMHFAVDVKARDPGLDDGEAEERLCTHCVIVFVAMDQVEGKPTAVPPWTPTSEDDKRLAEYALKVMELSKGIEATVERYLSHSADPL; encoded by the coding sequence ATGAAAGGCCAGCAGCGCGAACTGAACCTGCGGTTCCTCGCCCAGCCCACCGACGTCAATTACGGCGGCAAGGTCCACGGCGGCATGGTGATGAAGTGGATCGACCAGGCCGGCTACGCCGCCGCGGTCGGCTGGAGCGGCAAGTACAGCGTGACCGTCGCGGTCGGCGGCATCCGCTTCGTCGCCCCGATCCGCATCAGCGACCTGGTCACCGTGCACACCAAGCTGGTCCACACCGGAACCACCAGCATGCATTTCGCGGTCGACGTGAAGGCGCGCGACCCGGGCCTGGACGACGGCGAGGCCGAGGAGCGGCTGTGCACCCACTGCGTGATCGTGTTCGTGGCTATGGACCAGGTCGAGGGCAAGCCGACCGCGGTGCCGCCCTGGACCCCGACCAGCGAGGACGACAAGCGCCTGGCCGAGTACGCGCTCAAGGTGATGGAGCTGAGCAAGGGCATCGAGGCGACGGTGGAGCGGTATCTGAGCCATAGCGCCGACCCGCTCTAA
- a CDS encoding peptidylprolyl isomerase, which produces MKIEKDRVVRFHYTVSEQGQEPLETSEGRDPLAILIGHGNIIPGLETAMDGREAGEKFEVDVVAADAYGVRQEGLTQRVPKKYFKDARLEPGMQAVLPTNFGPRAVTIQKVGMSVVDVDLNHPMAGKDLHFAVEIVEVREASTEEIEHGHVHGDGGHHH; this is translated from the coding sequence ATGAAAATCGAGAAAGATCGCGTCGTCCGTTTCCACTACACCGTCTCCGAGCAGGGCCAAGAGCCGCTCGAGACCTCGGAAGGCCGCGATCCGCTGGCGATCCTGATCGGCCACGGCAACATCATCCCGGGCCTGGAGACCGCGATGGACGGTCGTGAGGCCGGCGAGAAGTTCGAAGTCGACGTGGTCGCCGCCGATGCCTACGGCGTGCGCCAGGAAGGCCTGACCCAGCGCGTGCCGAAGAAGTACTTCAAGGACGCGCGCCTGGAGCCGGGCATGCAGGCGGTGCTGCCGACCAACTTCGGTCCGCGCGCCGTGACCATCCAGAAGGTCGGCATGAGCGTGGTCGACGTCGATCTGAACCATCCGATGGCCGGCAAGGATCTGCACTTCGCGGTCGAGATCGTGGAAGTGCGCGAGGCCAGCACCGAGGAAATCGAGCACGGCCACGTGCACGGCGACGGTGGTCACCACCACTGA
- a CDS encoding C40 family peptidase, producing MAALALPAFAQEQPSAVASLAGGSAMSGDSADGPAPATRHLLPDAMTLPDRALLLATDLNRLLAYSNAVGDSKTPATGAAPAGEGRIKGMLQRALALLGTPYRWGGNSPDKGFDCSGLVGYVFRNALGIELPRVSREMAKTGELISDRADLNEGDLVFFGRKGRVDHVGIYLGEGRFVHAPRTGKDVTVSSLETGYWSGKFMEARRVEGI from the coding sequence TTGGCCGCCCTGGCGCTGCCGGCGTTCGCGCAGGAGCAGCCGTCCGCCGTGGCCTCGCTGGCCGGCGGCTCGGCCATGAGCGGCGACTCGGCCGACGGCCCGGCGCCCGCCACCCGCCACCTGCTGCCCGACGCGATGACCCTGCCGGACCGCGCCCTGCTGCTGGCGACCGATCTGAACCGCCTGCTGGCGTATTCCAACGCCGTCGGCGACAGCAAGACCCCCGCCACCGGCGCTGCGCCGGCCGGCGAAGGCCGCATCAAGGGCATGCTGCAACGCGCCCTGGCCCTGCTCGGCACGCCCTACCGCTGGGGCGGCAACTCCCCGGACAAGGGTTTCGACTGCAGCGGCCTGGTCGGCTACGTCTTCCGCAACGCCCTGGGCATCGAACTGCCGCGCGTCTCGCGCGAGATGGCCAAGACCGGCGAACTGATCAGCGACCGCGCCGATCTCAACGAAGGCGATCTGGTCTTCTTCGGCCGCAAGGGCCGGGTCGATCACGTCGGCATCTACCTGGGCGAAGGCCGCTTCGTGCACGCCCCGCGCACCGGCAAGGACGTGACCGTGTCCAGCCTGGAAACCGGCTACTGGAGCGGCAAGTTCATGGAAGCGCGCCGCGTCGAAGGCATCTGA
- a CDS encoding DUF418 domain-containing protein yields MTATAPTRAAALAPIASAERILTLDALRGLALLGILLMNVESFTASMLDAGSGIDPRQARWDWLADGFVYLFIQGKFWTLFALLFGMGFAAMSERARAAGTDFLPLYLRRVVGLLAIGLVHALLIWSGDILVCYALAAFALLAFRNAPLGALWPIGGTLNLMIAAMLLLGTLATFVAGDLIADAGSGAADRALRASEVAAYARGSYAEATAMRVRYFFGPGMAGLMVFVPMALGLFAIGTWFVRSGAIVEPQRYRRFYSVLLWAVGPLGLAITLAGLVIDSEPLLIDSGMGGSDMLGATLQTLGAPLMSLGYLAALVRVLQRGARWPLAFGPAGRMALTLYLMQSVAGTLLFYGYGLGLWGEVSRAPQVLGACVFFALQLAFARWWLARFRYGPMEWLWRWFTYARRPVLLKG; encoded by the coding sequence ATGACCGCAACCGCCCCGACTCGCGCCGCCGCGTTGGCTCCGATCGCTTCGGCCGAACGCATCCTCACCCTCGACGCTCTGCGCGGCCTGGCCTTGCTCGGCATCTTGCTGATGAACGTGGAGTCGTTCACCGCGTCCATGCTCGATGCCGGCAGCGGTATCGATCCGCGCCAGGCGCGCTGGGACTGGCTGGCCGACGGCTTCGTCTATCTCTTCATCCAGGGCAAGTTCTGGACCTTGTTCGCGCTGTTGTTCGGCATGGGCTTCGCGGCCATGAGCGAACGCGCACGCGCGGCGGGCACCGATTTCCTGCCGCTGTACCTGCGCCGCGTCGTCGGCCTGCTCGCGATCGGGCTGGTGCACGCGCTGCTGATCTGGTCCGGCGACATCCTGGTCTGCTACGCCTTGGCCGCGTTCGCGCTGCTGGCGTTCCGAAATGCGCCGCTGGGCGCGCTGTGGCCGATCGGCGGAACCTTGAACCTGATGATCGCGGCGATGCTGCTGCTGGGAACGCTGGCGACCTTCGTGGCCGGCGATCTGATCGCGGACGCGGGCAGCGGCGCCGCCGACCGCGCCTTGCGCGCCAGCGAGGTCGCGGCCTACGCGCGCGGCAGCTACGCCGAGGCGACCGCGATGCGCGTGCGCTACTTCTTCGGCCCCGGCATGGCCGGATTGATGGTGTTCGTGCCGATGGCGCTGGGCCTGTTCGCGATCGGCACCTGGTTCGTGCGCAGCGGCGCCATCGTCGAGCCGCAGCGCTACCGCCGTTTTTACTCGGTGCTGTTGTGGGCCGTCGGGCCGCTGGGCCTGGCGATCACGCTGGCCGGTCTGGTGATCGACAGCGAACCGCTGCTGATCGACAGCGGCATGGGCGGCTCCGACATGCTGGGCGCGACCCTGCAGACGCTGGGCGCGCCGCTGATGTCGCTGGGCTATCTGGCCGCGCTGGTGCGCGTGCTGCAGCGCGGCGCGCGCTGGCCGCTGGCGTTCGGGCCGGCCGGACGCATGGCGCTGACGCTGTACCTGATGCAGTCGGTGGCCGGCACGCTGCTGTTCTACGGCTATGGCCTGGGCTTGTGGGGCGAGGTTTCGCGCGCGCCGCAGGTGCTGGGCGCCTGCGTGTTCTTCGCGCTGCAACTGGCGTTCGCGCGCTGGTGGCTGGCGCGGTTCCGCTACGGCCCGATGGAGTGGCTGTGGCGTTGGTTCACTTACGCGCGCAGACCGGTGTTGCTGAAGGGATGA
- a CDS encoding C40 family peptidase, with amino-acid sequence MRWLAIGLGCALLAACGGGRETVRRPAPTVGPRVWPVVEPADPVSANAVLMRAISLVGTPYRYGGNTPESGFDCSGLVNYVYRDMLALNLPRTSRDLAGFQGPKIAPERLAAADLVFFGSSGSVSHVGIYVGEGRFVHAPSSGGTVRLDRLDGPYWRDHYSGAKRVLK; translated from the coding sequence CTGCGATGGCTGGCGATCGGCCTGGGCTGCGCGCTGCTGGCGGCCTGCGGCGGCGGCCGCGAGACCGTGCGCCGCCCCGCCCCCACCGTCGGCCCGCGGGTCTGGCCGGTGGTCGAACCGGCCGATCCGGTCTCGGCCAATGCCGTGCTGATGCGCGCGATCAGCCTGGTCGGCACGCCCTACCGCTACGGCGGCAACACCCCCGAGAGCGGCTTCGACTGTTCGGGGCTGGTCAACTACGTCTACCGCGACATGCTGGCGCTGAACCTGCCGCGGACCTCGCGCGATCTGGCCGGCTTTCAGGGCCCGAAGATCGCCCCCGAGCGCCTGGCGGCGGCCGACCTGGTGTTTTTCGGCAGCTCCGGCAGCGTCAGCCACGTCGGCATCTACGTCGGCGAGGGCCGCTTCGTGCACGCCCCCAGCAGCGGCGGCACGGTCCGCCTGGACCGCCTGGACGGGCCGTATTGGCGCGACCACTACAGCGGGGCGAAACGGGTTCTGAAGTAG